One genomic window of Panicum hallii strain FIL2 chromosome 6, PHallii_v3.1, whole genome shotgun sequence includes the following:
- the LOC112898034 gene encoding cytochrome P450 89A2-like, which translates to MEDWLFYSLTTLLCLLCSLLLRAGARSSAGAKRHAAGDELPPLPPGPTPLPVVGPLLFLARRDFDFEPVLRRIAREHGPVFTYAPLGRARPTVFVASRGAAHRALVQRGAAFASRPPVTASSAVVTSGGRNISSAPYGATWRALRRNLAAGMLNPARLRAFSPARRWVLGVLASRVRAASGAGGERAVAVMEPFQYAMFCLLVYMCFGDRVEDARVRDIEATQRELLGNFLSFQVFSFLPSVTKVVFRRRWEKLVSLRRRQEELFLPLVQARRDAGADGDCYVDTLLKLTIPEDRGRALTDGEIVSLCSEFLSAGTDTTATALQWILANLVKYPAMQDRVRDEVAGVVGAADGEVREEDLQAMPYLKAVVLEGLRRHPPGHYLLPHAVHEDTTLDGYRVPAGAPVNFAVGDIGLDGEVWNAPLEFRPERFLPGGEGEDVDLTGSKEIKMMPFGAGRRVCPGMALALLHLEYFVANLVREFQWSEADGEEVDLAEKLEFTVVMKRPLKAKAVPLRSPPAATLAAA; encoded by the coding sequence ATGGAGGACTGGCTCTTCTACTCCCTCACCActctcctctgcctcctctgctcgCTCCTGCTGCGCGCCGGCGCCCGCAGCTCGGCCGGGGCCAAGCGCCatgccgccggcgacgagctccCGCCTCTCCCGCCGGGGCCGACGCCGCTGCCGGTGGTGGGCCCTCTGCTCTTCCTGGCGCGCCGCGATTTCGACTTCGAGCCCGTGCTCCGCCGCATCGCGCGGGAGCACGGTCCGGTCTTCACCTACGCGCCGCTCGGCAGGGCGCGGCCCACCGTCTTCGTCGCCTCCCGCGGCGCCGCGCACCGCGCGCTCGtgcagcgcggcgcggcgttCGCGTCCCGCCCTCCGGTGACGGCCTCGAGCGCCGTGGTCACCAGCGGCGGCCGCAACATCAGCTCCGCGCCCTACGGCGCCACGTGGCGCGCGCTGCGGCGGAACCTGGCGGCGGGCATGCTCAACCCGGCGCGGCTCCGGGCGTTCTCCCCCGCGCGGCGGTGGGTGCTCGGCGTCCTCGCCTCCCGCGTCCGCGCCgcctccggcgccggcggggaGCGCGCCGTCGCCGTAATGGAGCCGTTCCAGTACGCCATGTTCTGTCTGCTTGTGTACATGTGCTTCGGGGACCGCGTCGAGGACGCGCGCGTGCGGGACATCGAGGCCACGCAGCGGGAGCTCCTCGGCAACTTCCTCAGCTTCCAggtcttctccttcctcccatcGGTCACCAAGGTCGTGTTCCGGCGGCGGTGGGAGAAGCTCGTctcgctgcggcggcggcaggaggagcTCTTCCTCCCGCTGGTTCAGGCGAGGAGGGACGCCGGCGCCGACGGGGACTGCTACGTGGACACCTTGCTGAAGCTGACCATCCCCGAGGACCGCGGGCGGGCGCTCACCGACGGCGAGATCGTCAGCCTCTGCTCCGAGTTCCTCAGCGCCGGCACCGACACCACGGCCACCGCGCTGCAGTGGATCCTGGCGAACCTGGTCAAGTACCCAGCGATGCAGGATAGGGTGCGGGACGAGGTGGCCGGCGTCGTCGGcgccgccgacggcgaggtgcgGGAGGAGGACCTGCAGGCGATGCCGTACCTGAAGGCCGTGGTGCTGGAGGGGCTCCGGCGCCACCCGCCGGGCCACTACCTGCTCCCGCACGCCGTGCACGAGGACACGACGCTGGACGGGTACCGCGTCCCCGCCGGCGCGCCGGTCAACTTCGCGGTGGGCGACATCGGGCTCGACGGGGAGGTGTGGAACGCGCCCTTGGAGTTCCGGCCGGAGCGGTTCCTGCCCGGCGGGGAAGGGGAGGACGTGGACCTGACGGGGAGCAAGGAGATCAAGATGATGCCGTTCGGCGCCGGGCGGAGGGTCTGCCCCGGCATGGCGCTGGCGCTGCTACACCTCGAGTACTTCGTGGCGAACCTGGTGAGGGAGTTCCAGTGGAGCGaggccgacggcgaggaggtggacCTCGCCGAGAAGCTCGAGTTCACCGTCGTCATGAAGCGGCCGCTCAAGGCTAAGGCCGTGCCGCTGCggtcaccgccggccgccacccttGCAGCTGCCTGA
- the LOC112897447 gene encoding cytochrome P450 89A2-like produces the protein MEDWLFYTLTTLLCLLCSLLLRAGARSSAWGKGHAAGDELPPLPPGPTPLPLVGPLLFLARRDFDFKPVLRRIAREHGPVFTYAPLGKAQPTVFVASRGAAHRALVQRGAAFASRPPVTASSDVLTSGGCSISSAPYGATWRALRRNLAAGVLNPARLRAFSPARRWVLGVLASRVRAAAAGGERPVVVMGPFQYAMFCLLVYMCFGDRVEDARVRDIEATQRELLGNFLSFQVFSFLPKVTKVVFRRRWEKLVSLRRRQEELFLPLVQARREAGADGDCYVDSMLKLTIPEDGDRALTDGEIVSLCSEFLSAGTDTTATALQWILANLVKYPAMQDRLRDEVAGVVGAADGEVREEDLQAMPYLKAVVLEGLRRHPPGHYLLPHAVHEDTMLDGYRVPAGAQINFAVGDIGLNEEVWDAPSEFRPERFLPGGEGEDVDLTGSKEIKMMPFGAGRRVCPGMALALLHLEYFVANLVREFQWCEADGEEVDLTEKLELTVVMKRPLKAKAVPLRLPPTATIAAA, from the coding sequence ATGGAGGACTGGCTCTTCTACACCCTCACCACGCTCCTCTGCCTGCTCTGCTCGCTCCTGCTGCGCGCCGGCGCCCGCAGCTCGGCCTGGGGCAAGGGCCatgccgccggcgacgagctccCGCCTCTCCCGCCGGGGCCGACGCCGCTGCCGTTGGTGGGCCCGCTGCTCTTCCTTGCGCGCCGCGACTTCGACTTCAAGCCCGTGCTCCGACGCATCGCGCGGGAGCACGGCCCGGTCTTCACCTACGCGCCGCTGGGCAAGGCGCAGCCCACCGTCTTCGTGGCCtcccgcggcgcggcgcaccgCGCGCTCGtgcagcgcggcgcggcgttCGCGTCCCGCCCTCCGGTGACGGCCTCGAGCGACGTGCTCACCAGCGGGGGCTGCAGCATCAGCTCCGCGCCCTACGGCGCCACGTGGCGCGCGCTGCGGCGGAACCTGGCGGCGGGCGTGCTCAACCCGGCGCGGCTCCGGGCGTTCTCGCCCGCGCGGAGGTGGGTGCTCGGCGTCCTCGCCTCccgcgtccgcgccgccgccgccggcggtgagcgCCCCGTCGTCGTGATGGGGCCGTTCCAGTACGCCATGTTCTGCCTGCTTGTGTACATGTGCTTCGGGGACCGCGTCGAGGACGCGCGCGTGCGGGACATCGAGGCCACGCAGCGGGAGCTCCTCGGCAACTTCCTCAGCTTCCAggtcttctccttcctcccaaaGGTCACCAAGGTCGTGTTCCGACGGCGGTGGGAAAAGCTCGTctcgctgcggcggcggcaggaggagcTCTTCCTCCCGCTGGTTCAGGCGAGGAGGGAGGCCGGCGCCGACGGGGACTGCTACGTGGACTCCATGCTGAAGCTGACCATCCCCGAGGACGGCGATAGGGCGCTCACGGACGGCGAGATCGTCAGCCTCTGCTCCGAGTTCCTCAGCGCCGGCACCGACACCACGGCAACCGCGCTGCAGTGGATCCTGGCGAACCTGGTCAAGTACCCAGCGATGCAGGACAGGCTGCGGGACGAGGTCGCCGGCGTCGTCGGCGCTGCCGATGGCGAGGTGCGGGAGGAGGACCTGCAGGCGATGCCGTACCTGAAGGCCGTGGTTCTGGAGGGGCTCCGGCGCCACCCGCCGGGCCACTACCTGCTCCCGCACGCGGTGCATGAGGACACGATGCTGGACGGGTACCGCGTGCCCGCCGGCGCGCAGATCAACTTCGCGGTGGGCGACATCGGCCTGAACGAGGAGGTGTGGGACGCGCCCTCAGAGTTCCGGCCGGAGCGGTTCCTGCCCGGCGGGGAAGGGGAGGACGTGGATCTGACGGGGAGCAAGGAGATCAAGATGATGCCGTTTGGCGCCGGGCGGAGGGTCTGCCCCGGCATGGCGCTGGCGCTGCTACACCTCGAGTACTTCGTGGCGAACCTGGTGAGGGAGTTCCAGTGGTGCGaggccgacggcgaggaggtggacCTCACCGAGAAGCTCGAACTCACCGTCGTCATGAAGCGGCCGCTCAAGGCCAAGGCCGTGCCGCTGCGGTTGCCGCCGACCGCCACCATTGCAGCTGCATGA